From a single Anomaloglossus baeobatrachus isolate aAnoBae1 chromosome 4, aAnoBae1.hap1, whole genome shotgun sequence genomic region:
- the LOC142302143 gene encoding olfactory receptor 6Q1-like, whose protein sequence is MDEKNQSLVTEFLLLGFGNLHNVRIVIFIFFLIVHIMALTANSLVIALVGVTQSLHLPMYFFLSQLSICEILFTSNIVPNMLWLILVGEGRLLVSRCLSQFYFLSVLTVTQCLLLAAMSFDRHVAICRPLHYTIIMTLTHQLQMVTSCWFLGFTMSFFVYIFLSKLDFCSGNVINHFYCDIAPLLRLSCSSTSSVELATTVVAFPVLLSPFTLIVVTYVSIIRAILNISSSTGRHKAFSTCSSHLIIVCMYYGTLSSIYIFPPRDNSINLNKGLSVLYTLVTPLFNPLIYSLRNQDIRGAILKHVHTLKLFRKSK, encoded by the coding sequence ATGGATGAGAAGAATCAGTCACTTGTCACAGAATTTCTTCTGTTGGGATTTGGAAATCTCCACAACGTCAGAATTGTAATTTTCATCTTCTTTTTGATTGTTCACATCATGGCTTTGACGGCAAATTCCCTGGTAATTGCCCTGGTCGGGGTCACCCAGAGTCTCCACTTGCCCATGTACTTTTTTCTCAGCCAGTTGTCCATATGTGAGATCTTGTTCACCAGTAACATTGTGCCCAACATGCTTTGGTTGATCCTGGTGGGAGAAGGGCGACTACTGGTGTCCAGATGTTTATCTCAGTTCTACTTCTTGAGCGTACTAACGGTTACCCAGTGTTTGTTGCTGGCGGCCATGTCCTTCGATCGACATGTGGCCATCTGCAGACCATTACACTACACCATCATTATGACCCTCACCCATCAGCTGCAGATGGTCACCTCCTGCTGGTTCTTGGGTTTCACAATGtccttttttgtatatattttcttaAGCAAATTGGATTTCTGCAGCGGCAACGTCATCAACCACTTCTACTGTGATATCGCTCCACTCCTAAGACTGTCCTGCTCCAGTACATCTTCAGTAGAATTGGCCACCACCGTGGTGGCCTTTCCCGTCCTTTTGTCACCATTCACGTTGATTGTGGTCACCTACGTTTCAATCATTCGAGCCATCCTGAATATTTCCTCCAGCACCGGGCGACATAAggccttctccacctgcagctcccatCTGATCATCGTCTGCATGTACTATGGGACGTTGTCATCCATTTATATCTTTCCACCAAGAGATAATTCCATAAATCTGAACAAAGGTCTGTCTGTTCTCTACACGCTGGTGACTCCATTGTTCAACCCTTTAATCTACAGCTTAAGAAACCAGGATATCAGAGGCGCCATTTTGAAACATGTGCATACATTGAAGCTGTTCAGAAAGTCAAAATAG